Proteins encoded in a region of the Diospyros lotus cultivar Yz01 chromosome 9, ASM1463336v1, whole genome shotgun sequence genome:
- the LOC127810424 gene encoding heavy metal-associated isoprenylated plant protein 43-like, whose amino-acid sequence MKKTELKVSIPCQKSRTQVLKAVAKLAGVDQMSVDGQKGTLTVVGEVDPILVAKAVRKTGSVAEIISVGPPKPPEKKPEPEKPLLLLLPPPPPPPYLAEVPVQHYGGPYCSIL is encoded by the exons ATGAAG AAGACAGAGTTGAAGGTCAGCATCCCCTGCCAGAAGAGCAGGACTCAGGTACTGAAGGCGGTCGCCAAACTTGCAG GTGTTGATCAAATGTCCGTGGATGGACAGAAGGGGACACTAACTGTGGTTGGGGAAGTTGATCCAATTCTAGTGGCAAAGGCAGTGAGGAAGACAGGGAGTGTGGCAGAAATCATCAGTGTTGGTCCACCTAAGCCTCCGGAGAAGAAGCCTGAGCCTGAAaagcctcttcttcttcttcttcctcctcctcctcctcctccttatctTGCCGAGGTCCCTGTCCAACACTATGGTGGCCCATACTGCTCCATTCTGTGA
- the LOC127809213 gene encoding germin-like protein 5-1 has product MAAVARLSLAMITLAFAAISIPASADPELLQDVCVADLTSAVKVNGYPCKSSFNASDFFFAGLAKPGLTNNTMGSKVTAANVEKIPGLNTLGVSLSRIDYSAGGLNPPHTHPRATEMVFVLEGELVVGFITTANALVSKTIQKGEIFVFPRGLVHFQQNNGKKPAAVIAAFSSQLPGTQSIAATLFTASPPVPDDVLTKAFQIGTKEVEKIKSKLAPSK; this is encoded by the exons ATGGCTGCCGTTGCTAGGCTCTCTCTGGCGATGATCACTCTGGCTTTTGCGGCCATTTCCATCCCTGCTTCTGCAGATCCTGAATTGCTCCAAGATGTCTGTGTGGCTGATCTTACTTCCG CGGTGAAGGTGAACGGATATCCCTGCAAGTCAAGCTTCAACGCCTCAGACTTCTTCTTCGCCGGCCTGGCCAAGCCCGGCCTCACCAACAACACAATGGGATCAAAGGTGACCGCCGCCAATGTGGAGAAAATCCCGGGGCTCAACACGCTCGGCGTCTCCCTCTCCCGCATCGACTACTCTGCCGGCGGCCTCAACCCGCCGCACACCCATCCACGCGCCACAGAGATGGTGTTCGTCCTGGAGGGCGAACTGGTCGTCGGCTTCATAACCACCGCCAATGCGCTCGTTTCCAAGACCATCCAGAAGGGTGAGATCTTCGTCTTCCCCAGAGGCCTGGTTCATTTCCAGCAGAACAACGGCAAGAAGCCGGCCGCCGTCATCGCCGCCTTCAGCAGCCAGCTGCCCGGCACCCAGTCCATCGCCGCCACCCTGTTCACCGCCTCGCCGCCCGTGCCGGACGACGTGTTGACCAAGGCCTTCCAGATTGGCACCAAGGAGGTGGAGAAGATCAAGTCAAAGCTTGCACCGTCCAAGTAG